The Stomoxys calcitrans chromosome 3, idStoCalc2.1, whole genome shotgun sequence genome includes a region encoding these proteins:
- the LOC106088819 gene encoding conserved oligomeric Golgi complex subunit 8: MDLESERILKLIFPDGLPENLVDNPELFNYLNKLGTYKVDQLKKEQTRLTEETKHIVEQTQDLAISNYKTFIKTAENSRSIYKEFQNAESQVSTVVEKLPELSDKCEAFLEQSVEINEQRRLNSITLKKNAQLLEILELPQLMERCIREGRYEEALELAAYVQKMGENQGHILVVKSIVNSVESLWHTMLVQLVAQLRTDLQLPKCLQIVGYLRRMQAFGTNELKLKFLQARDTWLNASLKAIPTDDAQQHLTKTIEVTRVNLFNIITQYRAIFPEEDNTEGSSDRPLQGVSCNGERLFQSWLHEKITDFLRTLEMDLQRGITSFDTVLGQCMYFGLSFSRVGADFRALMAPIFVRVIKEKFLKSISTVNENFEMELEKYTLINKITVHTRNATTTATSETNELESYAPPESLLDFHPLAALCNGYLNALNDLRLCAPTALANDVSLALQQSLEMVAKRVLAFYRQEQQAFTANERETFTKLCYCFAHEMIPYLQRCIHAIFPPMTLCSHLGVNLNALENMGITYLQQKDILEPLKHLVPNKMEATLKPEAAVKVEEVNVPVAAEG; this comes from the exons ATGGATTTGGAAAGTGAAAGAATACTTAAACTAATATTCCCCGACGGTCTGCCTG AAAATCTTGTTGACAATCCGGAGCTCTTTAATTATCTCAATAAATTGGGTACCTACAAAGTGGATCAACTGAAGAAGGAACAAACACGTCTAACGGAAGAAACCAAACACATTGTGGAACAAACACAAGATTTGGCTATATCTAATTACAAAACCTTCATAAAGACTGCCGAAAATTCTCGTTCCATATATAAGGAATTCCAAAATGCCGAGTCGCAAGTTAGCACTGTTGTAGAAAAGCTACCAGAACTCAGCGATAAATGTGAAGCCTTCTTAGAACAATCGGTGGAAATAAATGAACAAAGGCGTTTAAATTCCATAACGCTAAAGAAAAATGCCCAGCTATTGGAAATACTGGAATTGCCACAATTAATGGAACGATGTATTCGAGAAGGTCGTTATGAGGAAGCTCTTGAGTTGGCGGCCTATGTGCAAAAAATGGGCGAGAATCAGGGTCACATACTTGTGGTAAAG aGTATTGTCAACTCGGTGGAATCATTGTGGCATACCATGTTAGTTCAACTTGTTGCTCAACTGCGTACCGATTTGCAATtaccaaaatgtttgcaaattgtTGGATATTTGCGTCGCATGCAAGCATTTGGTACTAATGAattgaaacttaaatttttgcaagCAAGAGACACTTGGCTGAACGCTTCTCTAAAGGCTATACCTACGGATGATG CCCAACAGCATTTGACTAAAACGATTGAGGTTACCCGAGTTAATCTCTTTAACATTATAACACAATATCGAGCTATCTTTCCCGAAGAAGATAATACAGAAGGTTCAAGTGATAGACCACTGCAGGGAGTCAGCTGTAATGGCGAACGTCTTTTTCAGAGTTGGCTTCATGAAAAG ATCACGGACTTTTTGAGAACCCTAGAAATGGATTTACAACGTGGCATAACCTCATTTGACACTGTTCTTGGACAGTGTATGTATTTTGGTTTGTCCTTCAGTCGTGTGGGCGCTGACTTCAGGGCTTTGATGGCTCCCATCTTTGTCAGAGTTATAAAAGAGAAATTCTTGAAAAGTATTTCCACTgtcaatgaaaatttcgaaatggaGTTGGAAAAGTATACACTGATCAATAAGATAACAGTGCACACACGCAATGCAACCACAACGGCAACAAGTGAAACGAACGAGCTAGAATCATATGCTCCACCGGAAAGTCTATTGGATTTTCACCCCTTGGCTGCTTTGTGTAATGGCTATCTGAATGCCTTAAATGATCTGCGCTTGTGTGCCCCCACAGCATTGGCTAACGATGTTAGTCTGGCACTGCAGCAATCTTTGGAAATGGTGGCTAAAAGAGTTTTGGCTTTCTACAGGCAAGAACAGCAGGCTTTTACCGCCAATGAACGAGAGACTTTTACAAAGCTGTGCTATTGTTTTGCCCATGAAATGATACCCTATTTACAACGTTGTATTCATGCCATATTTCCTCCAATGACATTGTGCAGTCATTTGGGTGTCAATTTGAATGCTCTCGAAAATATGGGCATTACATATTTACAACAGAAGGATATTTTGGAACCTTTGAAACACCTGGTGCCCAATAAAATGGAGGCAACACTAAAGCCAGAGGCGGCTGTAAAAGTTGAAGAAGTCAATGTTCCCGTTGCAGCCGAAGGATAA